Within the Miscanthus floridulus cultivar M001 chromosome 17, ASM1932011v1, whole genome shotgun sequence genome, the region TATGCGACAGCTCTACAGCGGCAAGTCGGCAACCACGTGGCTCGGGCACGGGCGCTGGCGCTGGCACGGGCGGCGAGTCCATCGACGTCAGCCTGGCCTGGGCAGCCCCCTGCTCCTGCTGCCATAGTTacgccactgccactgccacgaATGGGCTCAGGTCCTGCTGCACGACGAGGCTCTGTTTCTTGGAATGCTACACATTTTGGGCATTCCAAAACTATCCGTTCAGAAAAAAAAGGGGACTATCCTTTCATTATTTATGTTACGCCACTGTTTTTCTGCTGTTTGCACTCTCTtatgctcaagctcaacatccCACTGGCTCTGGATGGGATGCCGTGGGAAGTTATAACTACACAAGAAATCAAACCTACACTCCAATGGTTTCCTGTGACAGCCATTGATTCTCGTAAATAAAACAGATACAGAGAATTGCTAATCTTATCGCAACAATACAGTCACGCGCGCGCGAGCACACTCATACCAGAATCGATGGAAACAGTAACAGCAAAAATTGCAAGAGATGTACGCCATGCATCCAACACAACCCAGGCAAAATGATACACGTGTCTTTCTGGTCTAAACTGCAAAATATTTCTGCACGAGCTTACCCAGAAAGCTCATTTATCCACATAAAATCTAGGGCCGCCGCGATACTCAAAAATGAGTTGCCAAGGGATTTGGATGATTCTTATCAAAAACATGTTTGGCGTATACACGCAGGGAAGGGGCACTACAAACCACATGATTTTTATTATGTGTAACTATTCCAGCTGAGGGACCGTTGCAGGCTTCACCTTCAGTTGTTGGAACAGGCCATGAAAGTCCAATGCTGAATCCTCACTTCGAGTGAAACTTGCGGCTGACAGACTCGTAGCTAGGAACATGAATAACTGCAATAAGAGCAAGTCAGTTAGTCGCCATACCTTGTCGGGCACCGTGACTTAACTCAAAACTACTGAACATACCATCGCCCCACGATGCCATTGTGAGCGGTGAAGACATCATCTTCTTTGCAGTTGACAAAATGTCATTCAAAGTGATCTCATCAACTGTTTTCAGGAAATATTCAATGGGCTTCCTGAAATTTCAGAAACATATAATAGGTGAAGATGACAACAGATCTACTGGCAGAAATGAATAATGGCCACATTATAAAATAGTGCCCTACACAATGTCGGGACTCCGAAGAAATGTTTACACGGAAATGGACACAACTGCATGGGTAAGAAATTACTGTTATGTCTTCGATCTGCTTGGACTAAAAAAACTATACCAACTTTTGAGTAATTAGGTGGCTTTACATTAAGAAGAAAAATAGGCACCCAAGTTCACCTCAAAAGAGGACTTAAATGTGGGTGGCCGATATTTGACATGGTACATAAATATAACAGAAAATAGACTTAATTTATGTACTAGCATAGCAATACTCTGATACCTTTCCCCATAAGTCAGAACCTGTCTTCCAATATCTTCGGATGCTATAGACTGCAGAGAGTAATAGTATGTAGTGTAAAGGACACTTTAGGGAAACAAGTCATACAGTTAGGATTGATCAGGACCAAGAACAGTGTACCCTTGATTCCAAGTTCATCAGAACTGCAGATTTGGTTGCCTCTTTAGCACGATCAAGCTGTTCTTGTGTAACTACAGGAGGTAAAAAAATGGAGGACAAAGGAATATGAATAATAATGGTCAATCCAGAGTGGAAACAGGATGATTGACAAGGAAACCTTTTCCAGGAGTCGCAATCTCCAGGAGTTCCCCTGCTGCCAAATCCACAGCCTTCGATGAAAAGTCTGGGCTCTGTTGAATgataataattaaaaaaaaaaacagtcagCTGCATTAATTGTTTGAACACAAGGGAATACACAACTTAGACTGTACTCCAGGAAAGAAGCTTACAGTGACTGCATAAATTCCAAAAAGGCCCGAATTGTTATAGACACTGTTGAAAGCAGAGAATGATTCAAGCTGTTGGAAGTTGGTCAAGACACGGAGATCTGTGGATATAGGACCAAAGGTCATGTTAGGATACATCACATAAGTTTGCTTGCATAACTCTATGACAGTAATGATTTGTAAAGAGCCATACACAATCGAGAATGCATTCCCTTTCCAGGTCCGCCAGCAGAGAAGGACCCTCCTCCTCCCATGAGCATCTACAGAACAACGAATTGGCATTATTAGATTTGAATATGCATCAAGCACATGTGACAACATATAAAAATAAGTTCCAAAAAACATAAGAAAGCATCAACAATTCTTATATAGAACAAATGGCCTCTAGTATCCATAAATAGTTAGATCATTTCAACAGTTGTAAGGCATACCTGAAGCACCGTCACAACCATTGCAGTTTTCTCTTGATTCCAGCCTCCTGGCACCTCAAAAGCAAGTGCAATGTGTGTGCTCTGTTCCCAAGGAATCCAACTTTAAGCACAATTGAAGTAAATCATTCATAACGCCTCAAGAATAATAATGCAATGCCAACAACTCACTGGAGAATCTGCTTGGCAGCGATAGTCCCCTCCCACGTACACAGATTTCGGCTCTTCAGGACGTTTCACACTCGGAAGGTCAGACAGAAGTGGTTCTACAACTGAAACCAACGCATCATGCTCAACTCCTGATGCTGCAAGAACCATCCTGGGAGCAGTGTAATGTTCCTACATTTATCACAGCAAGCAAAGAAGTCACAGAGACGCCTTCATGACTGAGCATTAACTTGGGAAATAAATCGCTGAATCTTACAGCAACAAATTCCTCCAAGATGCTAACATCCAATCGGTCTACAGCGGATTCTGAAGCCATCAAAGGTTTTGCTAGTGCCCCGGAATATCCAGCTGAATGAAGGGCCTCCAGAACTAGACCTTGAGGATTAGCAGACACATCAGCTATTTCAGATTTTATGTTCTGGAGCTGTAGAAACGAGTAACACCATTAGTAcataaaaaggaagaaaaaaaggaACTCAAATTTACTTTCAGTGATCAAGCACCTGCTCTTTGACCTCCCAATCGAGGAATGCTGGATTCCTCACACTGTCAATGAGAACTTCAACCATTTCTGGTGTATAACTCTTCGATGCATCATAGGTATAGCTCATTTGTTCACGGGAAGCTGATGCGGAGACATTTCCTCCAATGGCTTCCACCTCACGAACTAACCGTAAGTGAGTCCGATTCACTGTGCTCTTGAAAGCCATTCTCTCCAACAGATGCGATACTCCAGATGAAGCAGGTGTTTCGTAAATGGAACCACAGTCAATGTACAGACCCATAGATGCTGCTGGGCTCTGAAATTAAGTCCACAAGAAAAAATTGATGTCatggaaaacaaaacaaaacaaaacaaaacaaaaccagAACTTGAATATATGTGAGAGCAGAACAATACCGATGATGTCTCCGAGGCAATCTTGACGCCATTTGGAAGTGTAGTGACTTTTGTCTTAGATGGCTCTACAAAATCTGGTAGAGGTGCGGGAATGGTAATGCCTGGGAGCGGAACATCAAGGGGAGGGAGTTGGCTTGATTTTCCACCAAGAAGCCAGCTGAACAGACCACCTGAGGACTGCTTCACAACACTTGTGCTGGCAAACCTAGAAGCACCATGATGCTGAAAATTGGAAACAATACAAGAATGGAATGTCTTCAGGCTTACAGAATGCGTCAACGAAACACAAACTCAAAGGGCATGTGAAATCTAACACTGCGAGACAAATATGAAAATCGATAACAATCAAAGCTACCTGCCGTATTCCATCCCCATGGGATTCGTAactaagaaaaaaaaattataactcCGAATTCGATCCATTTGTGTCCCTACACGGAAGTAGGACTAAAGAACCCAGCTTCTGATTCATCGCCACATGACCAAATCGACTCCCGCGACCCGTTCGGATCAGGAtaattaactttttaccattataacggaTGGCGCCTCCTCAAATAGCAGCTTTAGGTTTGGCGCTACGCTTTTAGAAGCAGAGAGAGAGAAACGATACATATTTACCACTTGTGCTCGCGTGGCACGCCAGCTCCGCCGTCCAGCTCGGATCCGAGTCAGGCTCACGTAAAATGACCGCCCCTGCCCCTGGCTTCTCCCTCCCCATTACTAACACACGGGCCCCACAAGTCATATTCTTCTTCAACCTCCGGCCATCACCACACAGCGAGGAAGGGGAGGAGCTCATGCAGTCCATGGGCAGCGCTGCGGCGACAGAGGGTGCTGCTGGCCGTCGATCTCGATGTTCCCGACGAAGGTGTAGAGGTGCGCGTTGGCGTCCTCACACCTCACGACGGCGCCTGCAAAGCTGCGGAAGCCGTCGTCATCCGGGAGTGTGGTGGAGGTGACCTCCAGAGGACTGCTTGAGCTTCAGTCCATGCCGCACAAGCACCTTCAGTCCCTCTGTCGCCGCCGTAGCACCTTCAGTCCATGCCGCAGAAGCTCGACGCGCTCAACCGCGTCGCGGCCGTCGCCTCGCACCTCGGCCACCGGTGCGCAGCCCCGGCACTCATGGGCTTCGACCACGTCTACGCCGACCTCCTCGCCGGCCGCTCCGACGCGGGCGCGTtcgccgtcgcctccgcctccgcctccaatGCCGCGTCGCTTGTGCGCAGGCTCGACCGCCTCGCTGCTGCCACCGCCGCGCTCTACGCCGAGCTCAAGGCGCTCACATGCGCCAGCTGCACGCCAACTGGAACCGCGCCGTGGCCGCGCTCTCCTGGGTCGCCGACGCGGCGCGTTGGATGGAGGACACCTGCTAGCGGGCGGTGGTCAGGGAGCAGAGCGCGTGAAGCTGTGCAGGCGCAGCATGCTGAACGCCAGCCTAGGGCGTGCGCCGTGCGCCATGCACAGTGCTTTGCTCTTGAGCatgacatcatgatgatgtcataTACGTTCTTTTTTCCTttgcaaaataaaaaataaatatcttAAAAATACAAGTATACGTATCTCTGTTTGCGGCTATCATGAGCCGTCCATACTTTAATCTATGGCAATCAGGGGAGGGGCATGACTGACTTTTCGTATGGGGCTGCTGACTCGGATTCGAGCTGGACAGTGGAGCTGGCGTGCCACGCGAGCACAAGTGGTAAATATGTATCGTTTTTCTCTCTGCTGCTAAAAGCGTAGCGCTAAACCTAAAGCTGCTATTTAAAGAGGCGTCATCCGTTATAATACTAAAAAGTTAATTATCCCGTTCGGATCTAACCTAAGTGCGCTCATACCCGAGTGGATCGAGACGTGCATGCAACGGGGAAGGCAGGGGAGAGTAGGAGGGCCGAACCTTGAGGGAGCGGAGGTGGCTCCCGGCGGCGCGGTACATGGTCTCCGGCGAGGTTTAGCTCCtgcagctgcggcggcggcggcggaggaagaGGAGCAGAGGCCGGCGGCGAGGGGGGGTGCGCGCGTGCAGCAGCTTGGGATGGAGAGAAAAAGGCCAGGGAGTTCCGCCTCTCACAGTGGGCCGCTGGATCCGTGGGCTTAAGTGAAAGTTGATTCCGTCGCTTGAGGCTTCTTCATTTCTGGACCGCGGCCCATTTCTTTCCGCCCGACATGCGTCACCTCGCCTCGCTCGCTTGGGCAAGCTTTTACTTGCCAGGATGAGCGAGGCATTTCGGTTTGTTTGAACTAGCAAGGAAATCTCGTTTGCATGGGTCCTGTGGTATCTGGCAAATAAGTCGTCTTGCTTTGCATCCAGCATCTCCGAGAGTTCCCTAGAACTTATTGGTTTTTAgaaagaagtgaaaaaattcatctccaacaactcctaatacaACCTCATAATCTTctataactaaaaagaacaaagtgtggatatttttgatgcaacatttattttggttcgtccgtctgcccacgcctaCGATCCCACGAaatcttaattactgattgatcgtgacattctccttgattgaatattgcatgtcatatgatagaggaatcacgacaaaatagaaagtagaaaattattgtgctatccatatacacattgcatgtttgcatgcaccagtatacatggcaacgagcaaaagaaaagagaattaacacagaagaaaatagaattaagacaaaagaaacatctttgcatttctgagaaccttgccaaatctgcctacatttaattacttcacCTCTTTGTATTTGTAAAAGGGACAgttttttcctcctttcatttggttcaCGCTCAcatgttccatcgccctcgcttactgtttcttgcgtgaaccatagttgatgtcatctgtcttccatggctcagccttTCAATCCCAAGAGAAtgtccctacctctccctgactggagatccggcctgccagaggatctcctcgagtccatcagGCAGCATCTCGCGTCAGGCCACGATGcggcgtccttccgatccgcttgctccccatggcgcgccgccgtcccgttcgcgaccttcgggccgctcctgCCGCTCCCGTTCGACCACAACTcggaccgcgtcggcttctactacgtcccggagaagaaggtcttgtccaagacgttgctcgacgtgcgcggcaaggtggcgtgcggctcctcgtgtgggtggaTGACGCTCATGGATGAGGTGGCGTCCatgacgctgctgaatccattcgccaGTGCCCGTGCCGcccgcgttgagctcccgccagcaggcaaacacgtcgcggcggcgtcctcatcggaacgcgtgtctagggtccacgactggtgggtcctccatcccaccaacggctacggggacgcggatgccattggcagagccatcaagctagaagacatgatggacgtgttcttccgtgagatcgtgctctcggcgccgcctgaTGTCGCCGGCcacgagtgcgtggccatggccatgcttgggtgctccatggAGGTCGCGTTCTgtcgggttggagtcgacagcgcatggacgctgctcgacaccaaactggagttctccatggcgtccatcgtccactgccaagacaagttcttggcgatcgactgcaccggagaaatctccgtctgtagcagcaacgccgccggcgctactccaaccgcgacgTTGTTGCCATCATTgtcgccacctgcggggctctgccaccgcaactacctggaatcaaacggtgagctgcatATTGTGGGTaccatggtgagcacgttccacgagacacagagcatcacctacagcagcgcgatctacaagtgcgatctccacgaccgtacgccggagtggtccagggtgagggacatcggtgatcagacattgttcgtgtctaaacattttaatgaaagcttcagtggaacaagtgtatccaagtacaaggagaacaaaatctacatgtctgagccattgtatggggatccatacgacttggtccatcgactggagatcgttgatattgctactgGCGCATCCGAAATGAAGCCCGTCcaggaaaagatgcagggttcagaggctctaggttggatttgacccaatctctggaagctctagagtttgtgagccagcgacgccgcgcactccgtaactgtgttaaattcataaactttgtttttttggattaaatgtcactttaacgttggtatttaatttaacagtattgttatcttatcgtacgatccgtgtgtttttagtataaattgttagttatcccgtaacAACGCACGGACGCGCTACCTAGTATTTTAGAAGTTGGGAAAAATCCCCCTCGTCCGCGTAAAACTACACGGACTCTCGTCGCGCGGAAAGAGGTTCCTTCGCCTCGTCCATCACCTGTTCGCGAGTTCCTTCGCGTCGTCCAACGCTCACCGTCGAGGGTAGACGACGCCGCGGACGTAGCAACGAGCTGGTGCGTACTCCATCGATCTTCCTTGTTTTGTTGTGGGCTTGCTGCGCCGCCGCTAGGTTGGCCTTGCCCGCAGTCGGCTGTGTGCTTCTTGCTACCACCGGCATTGCCGTGGACTGCTGGCGTCCAGTTGATCGAGCTAGCGTCATGCGTGTCCAGCCCAGTTGCCTCCAAGATTGCCTGACGAAGGACGGACGCGAGTCGCGACGGCTGCAGGCGCGTGCTAGTAGTACATGTACTGATGTACATCTAGGCATGAGTAGCGACATGCAGATCGATTATCCATCTCCGCGATGCGGTGGTCAGAGTCGAAGGGGCAAGCCGGCCGGCTGTGTGCTTCAGCTTCTTCTCGCTGATTGTACTGAACTGATGGTTCCTGTATGCTACCGTGATCCTAGTAGATGGCCGGCAACTATGGCTGCTGCTGC harbors:
- the LOC136516736 gene encoding mitochondrial-processing peptidase subunit alpha-like — protein: MYRAAGSHLRSLKHHGASRFASTSVVKQSSGGLFSWLLGGKSSQLPPLDVPLPGITIPAPLPDFVEPSKTKVTTLPNGVKIASETSSSPAASMGLYIDCGSIYETPASSGVSHLLERMAFKSTVNRTHLRLVREVEAIGGNVSASASREQMSYTYDASKSYTPEMVEVLIDSVRNPAFLDWEVKEQLQNIKSEIADVSANPQGLVLEALHSAGYSGALAKPLMASESAVDRLDVSILEEFVAEHYTAPRMVLAASGVEHDALVSVVEPLLSDLPSVKRPEEPKSVYVGGDYRCQADSPSTHIALAFEVPGGWNQEKTAMVVTVLQMLMGGGGSFSAGGPGKGMHSRLYLRVLTNFQQLESFSAFNSVYNNSGLFGIYAVTSPDFSSKAVDLAAGELLEIATPGKVTQEQLDRAKEATKSAVLMNLESRSIASEDIGRQVLTYGERKPIEYFLKTVDEITLNDILSTAKKMMSSPLTMASWGDVIHVPSYESVSRKFHSK